A DNA window from Pseudomonas wuhanensis contains the following coding sequences:
- a CDS encoding ABC transporter permease: protein MRVFRETLRALLSHWRQHPVQFFSVLTGLWLATSLLTGVQALNSQARESYARASQLIGGEPQASLSAPGGGVFSQQLFIDLRRAGWPVSPVLRGRVTLKGHEDQRLQLMGIEPVSLPAGSAVAGRSLPIEQIVEFFTPPGSTWISPQTLQALGLHEGETPVAQSGITLPPLRAQTDMAPGVLLVDIGFAQQILQLPDQLSRLLLPKDFTATLPDEFKGQLQFKSSGEENNLARLTESFHLNLDALGFLSFVVGLFIVHAAIGLALEQRRGLLRTLRACGVSARLLIACLAVELGGLALIGGIAGVVSGYLLAGVLLPDVAASLRGLYGAEVPGQLNLSPLWWFSGIGLSLFGALLAGANSLLRAARLPLLALANPQAWHQAHARWLRRQGWVAAMAAMIALLALSFGDSLSSGFVLMGALLIGAALALPVVLNSVLNWVLGRSRSVLGQWFLADCRQQLPALSLALMALLLALAANIGAGSMTAGFRQTFSNWLEQRLTAELYLNPQNPAQARELHTWLKQQPQVTAVLPNWQVSIQLQGWPAEVFGVIDHPTYRQHWPLLEALGDNPWERLAKDDALMLSEQLARRLKVRLGDHLTIPTPNGLWSPRIVGIYADYGNPKGHLLVNINHLLRGWPQLTPNRFNLRIDPASIPGFLTTLQARFALEDSRIFDQARLKGWSTQVFERTFAATAALNSLTLCVAGVALFISLLTQSQSRLGQLAPLWALGVTRRQLMLLNLGQTWLLAVLTLVLALPLGIALAWCLDTVINVQAFGWRLPLRVFPLQLLQLMGLALIATLLASAWPLYSLYRTQPADLLRTFAHED from the coding sequence GTGCGGGTTTTTCGCGAGACGCTGCGAGCGCTGCTCAGCCATTGGCGGCAGCACCCGGTGCAATTTTTCAGTGTGCTGACCGGGCTCTGGCTCGCCACCAGCCTGCTGACCGGCGTGCAAGCGCTGAACAGCCAGGCGCGCGAAAGTTACGCCCGGGCCAGTCAGTTGATCGGCGGCGAACCTCAAGCCAGTCTCAGTGCGCCCGGCGGCGGGGTGTTCTCTCAGCAATTGTTTATCGACCTGCGTCGCGCAGGCTGGCCGGTATCGCCGGTGTTGCGCGGCCGGGTAACGCTCAAGGGGCATGAAGACCAGCGCTTGCAGTTAATGGGCATTGAGCCAGTGTCGTTGCCGGCCGGTTCTGCAGTGGCCGGGCGGTCGTTGCCGATCGAGCAGATCGTCGAGTTTTTCACCCCCCCGGGCAGCACCTGGATTTCGCCGCAGACGTTGCAGGCATTGGGCTTGCACGAAGGTGAAACCCCGGTGGCCCAGAGCGGCATCACTTTGCCGCCGCTGCGAGCCCAGACCGACATGGCGCCCGGTGTGTTGCTGGTGGACATCGGCTTCGCCCAACAGATTCTGCAATTGCCGGATCAATTGTCACGGCTGCTGCTGCCCAAGGATTTCACCGCGACCCTGCCTGATGAGTTCAAGGGCCAACTCCAGTTCAAAAGCAGCGGCGAAGAAAACAATCTCGCGCGCCTGACCGAGAGCTTCCACCTGAACCTCGATGCCTTGGGCTTTCTGTCGTTCGTGGTCGGCCTGTTCATCGTTCACGCGGCGATCGGCCTGGCGCTGGAGCAACGCCGAGGCTTGCTCAGAACTCTGCGCGCCTGTGGGGTCAGCGCCCGCCTGTTAATTGCCTGCCTTGCCGTCGAACTGGGTGGTCTGGCGCTGATTGGGGGTATCGCCGGCGTCGTCAGCGGCTACCTGCTGGCCGGCGTGCTGTTGCCGGACGTCGCCGCCAGTTTGCGCGGCTTGTACGGCGCCGAAGTACCGGGGCAGTTGAACCTCAGCCCGCTGTGGTGGTTCAGCGGTATCGGCCTGAGCCTGTTCGGCGCCTTGCTGGCCGGCGCCAACAGTTTGCTGCGGGCGGCGCGGTTGCCGTTGCTGGCGCTGGCCAATCCGCAAGCCTGGCATCAGGCCCACGCGCGCTGGTTGCGGCGCCAGGGTTGGGTCGCGGCGATGGCGGCGATGATCGCGTTATTGGCGTTGAGCTTCGGCGACAGCCTGAGCAGCGGCTTCGTGTTGATGGGCGCATTGTTGATCGGCGCCGCACTGGCCTTGCCGGTGGTGTTGAACAGCGTGCTCAACTGGGTGCTTGGGCGCAGTCGCTCGGTGCTCGGCCAATGGTTTCTCGCCGACTGCCGCCAGCAACTGCCGGCCCTGAGCCTGGCGTTGATGGCGCTGTTGTTGGCACTGGCGGCAAACATCGGCGCCGGCAGCATGACCGCCGGTTTCCGTCAGACGTTCAGCAACTGGCTCGAACAACGCCTGACCGCCGAGCTGTACCTCAATCCGCAAAATCCCGCCCAGGCTCGAGAGCTGCACACCTGGCTCAAACAACAACCTCAAGTCACCGCGGTGCTCCCGAACTGGCAAGTGTCGATCCAGTTGCAGGGCTGGCCGGCGGAGGTCTTTGGCGTGATCGATCACCCGACTTATCGTCAGCATTGGCCATTGTTGGAAGCCTTGGGCGACAACCCTTGGGAGCGACTGGCCAAGGACGACGCGCTGATGCTCAGCGAGCAACTGGCCCGGCGGTTGAAGGTACGGCTCGGTGATCACCTGACGATCCCGACGCCGAATGGCCTATGGTCGCCACGGATCGTCGGGATCTACGCCGACTACGGCAATCCCAAGGGCCACCTGCTGGTCAACATCAATCACCTGTTGCGCGGCTGGCCGCAGTTGACGCCCAACCGTTTCAACCTGCGCATCGACCCGGCATCGATTCCTGGGTTCCTGACCACGCTGCAAGCCCGCTTCGCTCTGGAGGACAGCCGCATCTTCGATCAGGCCCGGCTCAAGGGCTGGTCCACGCAAGTATTCGAACGCACCTTCGCCGCCACCGCCGCGCTCAACAGCCTGACGCTTTGCGTCGCGGGCGTGGCGCTGTTCATCAGCCTGCTGACCCAAAGCCAGAGCCGCCTCGGGCAACTCGCGCCACTGTGGGCACTGGGCGTGACGCGACGGCAGTTGATGCTGCTGAACCTCGGGCAGACCTGGTTGCTGGCAGTATTGACGCTGGTGCTGGCATTGCCTTTGGGCATCGCATTGGCGTGGTGCCTGGACACGGTGATCAACGTTCAGGCCTTCGGCTGGCGGTTGCCGTTGCGGGTGTTTCCGTTGCAACTGTTGCAGTTGATGGGCCTGGCATTGATCGCCACGTTGCTTGCCTCGGCGTGGCCGCTGTACTCGTTGTATCGCACGCAACCGGCCGATTTGCTGAGGACGTTTGCTCATGAAGATTAA
- a CDS encoding sulfatase-like hydrolase/transferase, with translation MIRYFKDLLLVLYLLKSYDYYLARLDALGIGFPMLLYGGMFVVLAIALFMTAYIRQTLIRHVFALAMFGSAVFFDVYTQVTAGYMTYSSFVSLVYSGGFIQEAAYQYRDAIISGTVSGLLLLFGIGLKPRRRTPLPGALLVAAPVLGVLMLSAVLFVRAGEGARGLPIMYTPLAYLNLFTYEALHNTVGPREPVKLARIDQPVGHDIVLIIDESISGNYLDINTPFGVHSNLKEPRPGVDIFNYGYAASIANCSADTNVTLRYGGTRGDYMRINSTLPSIWQYAKKAGLRTVYIDSQRTGGNLQNLMNAAEKKDIDEFVQFDQTSVRDRDMAAAAKLIDLLNDGKPELVVINKLGAHFPVHDKYPDAFMAYRPTLPRGQFVEVADTGTRDGFNGQLDDWLLYRNAYKNTVLWNVGEFFARVFAQADLSRALLIYTSDHGQDLHERGNPGLNTHCGGDPVEEEGLVPLVVISGSGLKTLDWQAQLPANKDRSSHYNIFPTLLQVMGYDLAGIEAVYGKPLSVPTVDDFTFNYRFNARLGAKPEWKHIDLNRIVTPGRVVPSVAVGQ, from the coding sequence ATGATCCGATACTTCAAGGACCTGTTGCTGGTTCTGTATTTACTCAAAAGCTACGACTATTACCTCGCTCGTCTCGATGCGCTGGGCATCGGATTCCCGATGCTGCTGTACGGCGGGATGTTCGTGGTGCTGGCGATCGCGCTGTTCATGACCGCGTACATCCGACAGACGCTAATCCGTCATGTGTTCGCGTTGGCGATGTTTGGCTCGGCGGTGTTCTTCGACGTCTATACGCAAGTGACTGCCGGTTACATGACCTACAGCAGTTTTGTGTCGCTGGTGTATTCCGGTGGGTTTATTCAAGAGGCGGCGTACCAGTACCGCGATGCAATCATCAGCGGGACGGTCAGTGGTTTATTGCTGCTGTTCGGTATCGGGCTTAAGCCGCGTCGACGGACGCCATTACCCGGTGCACTGCTGGTGGCGGCGCCAGTGCTCGGGGTGCTGATGCTCAGTGCCGTGCTGTTTGTGCGGGCCGGTGAGGGCGCCCGTGGCTTACCGATCATGTACACACCGTTGGCCTATTTGAATCTGTTTACCTATGAAGCGCTGCACAACACCGTCGGCCCGCGCGAACCGGTGAAACTGGCGCGTATCGATCAGCCGGTGGGGCACGACATCGTGCTGATCATCGACGAGAGCATTTCCGGCAACTACCTGGACATCAACACGCCGTTCGGTGTGCACAGCAACCTCAAGGAACCGCGCCCAGGCGTGGACATTTTCAATTACGGCTACGCGGCGTCCATTGCCAATTGCAGTGCCGACACCAATGTCACCCTGCGCTACGGTGGCACCCGCGGTGACTACATGCGGATCAACAGCACGTTGCCGTCGATCTGGCAGTACGCAAAAAAGGCCGGGCTGCGCACCGTTTATATCGACTCCCAACGCACCGGTGGCAACTTGCAGAACCTGATGAACGCTGCCGAGAAAAAGGACATCGACGAGTTCGTGCAATTCGACCAGACCAGCGTGCGCGACCGCGACATGGCCGCGGCGGCCAAGCTGATCGATCTGCTCAACGACGGTAAACCGGAGCTGGTGGTGATCAACAAGCTCGGCGCGCATTTTCCGGTGCATGATAAATACCCGGATGCGTTTATGGCCTACCGCCCGACATTGCCCCGAGGGCAGTTTGTCGAGGTGGCGGACACGGGCACGCGCGATGGTTTCAACGGTCAGCTGGATGATTGGTTGCTGTACCGCAACGCCTACAAAAATACCGTGCTGTGGAATGTCGGCGAGTTCTTCGCACGGGTTTTCGCTCAGGCGGATTTGAGCCGTGCGCTGCTGATTTACACCTCGGACCACGGGCAGGATCTGCACGAGCGCGGTAACCCGGGGCTCAATACTCACTGCGGTGGTGATCCGGTGGAGGAGGAGGGCTTGGTGCCCCTGGTGGTGATTTCGGGCAGCGGTTTGAAGACTTTGGACTGGCAGGCGCAATTGCCGGCCAACAAGGATCGCTCCAGTCACTACAACATCTTCCCGACGTTGCTGCAGGTGATGGGTTATGACTTGGCGGGGATTGAGGCGGTGTATGGCAAACCGTTGAGTGTGCCGACGGTGGACGATTTCACGTTTAACTATCGGTTCAATGCGCGGTTGGGGGCCAAGCCTGAGTGGAAGCATATTGACCTGAACCGCATTGTGACGCCGGGGCGGGTGGTGCCGAGTGTGGCGGTGGGGCAGTGA
- a CDS encoding polysaccharide biosynthesis/export family protein, whose translation MNAKMLVLLLLPLAGCSSTSETQNMPVQILTAEPANAQATDMPRVEQTLRPKDVLDVIFHISTSGSQAYRIQPGDQVALNFTAASQLNGTQLVLPDGTIELPGANTAVKIGGLTSVQAREEIQRVYNRKALFQPNRNQLTVLVTSPLSNEQNLRSTLNHPATGMSREITVGNDGYASFPEIGSVPLQGMTVNQLETFLNQRYAQLPGRMTVDVMLKSTSGNEIYVLGEVAQPGSYPIRRPVSVLEALTLARGTSVKARLDSVVIMRRNGNQVQAVHYDVEKALSGDASQIAYLQPEDMLYVPKTKLASAGELARQLADVVLFQGVGFTFGYRVDNKDSNN comes from the coding sequence ATGAACGCCAAAATGCTTGTCCTGCTGTTGCTGCCGCTTGCAGGCTGCTCCAGCACCAGTGAAACCCAGAACATGCCGGTGCAGATTCTCACGGCCGAGCCGGCCAACGCCCAGGCCACCGACATGCCCAGGGTCGAACAGACCCTGCGACCCAAAGACGTGCTGGATGTGATCTTCCACATCAGCACCAGCGGTTCGCAGGCTTATCGGATTCAACCCGGTGACCAGGTCGCCCTGAACTTCACCGCGGCCAGCCAGCTCAACGGCACGCAACTGGTACTGCCCGATGGCACCATCGAACTGCCGGGGGCCAACACCGCGGTGAAAATCGGCGGGTTGACGTCGGTCCAAGCCCGGGAGGAAATCCAGCGCGTCTATAACCGCAAAGCCCTGTTCCAGCCCAATCGCAACCAGCTGACCGTGCTGGTCACCAGCCCGCTGAGCAACGAGCAGAACCTCAGGAGCACCCTGAACCACCCCGCTACCGGCATGAGCCGGGAGATCACCGTGGGCAACGACGGCTACGCCAGTTTCCCGGAAATCGGCTCCGTGCCGCTGCAAGGCATGACGGTCAACCAACTGGAAACTTTCCTCAACCAACGCTACGCGCAATTGCCCGGGAGGATGACGGTCGACGTGATGCTCAAATCCACCTCGGGCAATGAAATCTATGTGCTGGGTGAAGTCGCGCAACCGGGTTCCTACCCGATTCGCCGGCCCGTCTCGGTGCTTGAAGCGTTGACCCTGGCCCGTGGCACCAGCGTCAAGGCGCGACTCGATTCGGTGGTGATCATGCGCCGCAACGGCAACCAGGTGCAGGCCGTGCACTACGACGTGGAGAAAGCCTTGTCCGGTGACGCGTCGCAGATTGCTTACCTGCAACCGGAAGACATGCTCTACGTGCCCAAGACCAAACTGGCCAGCGCCGGTGAACTCGCGCGGCAACTGGCGGACGTGGTGTTGTTCCAGGGGGTGGGCTTCACCTTTGGCTACCGCGTCGACAACAAAGACAGCAACAACTAA
- a CDS encoding NAD-dependent epimerase produces MKILVTGAAGFIGAHCMLRLLRDGHQVCGLDNFNDFYDPQLKHDRVDWVCKQVGDFPLAKVDVADATALEALFVREQPEVVIHLAAQAGVRYSLENPRAYLDSNLSGFLNILESCRHHPVKHLIYASSSSVYGANQHTPYSVKDCVDHPLSLYAATKKANELMAHSYSHLFGIPCTGLRFFTVYGPWGRPDMSPIQFARAIAEGQPLKLFNYGQHQRDFTYIDDIIESIARLIERAPQAAPDWNREQPDPASSMAPWRIYNIGGQQPVELKDYLALLEKHLGQKALVELLPLQPGDVLNTCADASDLAQATGFQPRIELDEGLGRFIAWFRDYYPLRNAHSPLASGPQRRTL; encoded by the coding sequence ATGAAGATACTCGTCACCGGAGCAGCCGGTTTCATTGGAGCCCATTGCATGTTGCGGCTGTTGCGCGACGGGCATCAGGTGTGCGGCCTGGACAATTTCAACGACTTCTACGACCCGCAGCTCAAGCACGACCGCGTGGATTGGGTGTGCAAGCAAGTCGGCGATTTCCCGCTCGCCAAAGTCGACGTGGCCGACGCCACGGCGCTCGAAGCCCTGTTTGTTCGTGAGCAACCGGAGGTAGTGATTCACCTCGCGGCTCAGGCCGGGGTGCGTTACTCCCTGGAGAATCCCCGGGCCTACCTCGACAGCAATCTGAGCGGGTTCCTGAACATCCTCGAAAGCTGCCGCCACCACCCGGTCAAGCACTTGATCTATGCCTCGTCCAGTTCGGTGTACGGCGCCAACCAGCACACGCCTTACTCGGTCAAGGACTGCGTCGACCATCCGTTGTCGCTGTACGCCGCGACCAAAAAAGCCAATGAGCTGATGGCCCACAGCTATAGCCATCTGTTCGGCATTCCCTGCACCGGTTTGCGTTTTTTCACGGTGTACGGGCCTTGGGGCCGGCCAGACATGTCGCCGATCCAGTTCGCCCGGGCGATTGCCGAAGGTCAGCCGCTGAAGCTGTTCAACTACGGCCAGCATCAACGTGATTTCACCTACATCGACGACATCATCGAGAGCATCGCCCGTCTGATCGAACGCGCGCCCCAAGCGGCACCGGACTGGAATCGCGAACAACCGGACCCGGCCAGCAGCATGGCGCCGTGGCGCATTTACAACATTGGCGGACAACAACCGGTGGAGCTCAAGGACTACCTGGCGCTGCTGGAAAAACACCTCGGACAAAAAGCCCTCGTCGAGTTGCTGCCCCTGCAACCGGGCGACGTGCTCAACACCTGCGCCGATGCCAGTGATCTGGCCCAGGCCACCGGTTTCCAGCCACGGATCGAGCTGGATGAAGGACTCGGACGATTCATCGCCTGGTTCCGTGACTACTACCCACTGCGCAACGCCCACTCGCCACTCGCGTCCGGGCCTCAGCGGAGGACTCTATGA
- a CDS encoding CpsD/CapB family tyrosine-protein kinase, with amino-acid sequence MDGSSNKSLTIASPSESNLTSTVLDLDLRILFLTAANAGAGTTTSALALASQLASMSSGQVLLVDASQSEGNLTQQLGLTKERGFRDLLFNTSPPLLQDCLVNVSSLPFHIMPNGRHIRGAERLTTEQLAPLLNQLGDRYRFVVIDGDAVYSAADTLVISTLVDGVIMVVRAEDTRWEVAQAAVQRLTQAGAKLVGSVFNRRKYYMPKWLYKNL; translated from the coding sequence ATGGACGGTTCATCGAATAAAAGCCTGACCATCGCCAGCCCGAGCGAGTCCAATCTGACCTCGACCGTGCTCGACCTGGATCTGCGGATCCTCTTCCTGACCGCTGCCAATGCAGGCGCCGGCACCACCACCAGCGCCCTGGCGCTGGCCAGCCAACTGGCATCAATGAGCAGCGGCCAAGTGCTGTTGGTGGACGCCAGCCAGTCGGAGGGCAACCTCACGCAACAGCTGGGGCTGACCAAAGAACGCGGCTTTCGCGACCTGCTGTTCAACACCTCGCCGCCGCTGCTGCAGGACTGCCTGGTGAACGTCTCCAGCCTGCCCTTCCACATCATGCCGAACGGGCGGCACATCCGCGGCGCCGAGCGCCTGACGACTGAACAGCTGGCCCCGTTGCTCAACCAACTGGGCGATCGGTATCGCTTCGTGGTGATCGACGGGGACGCGGTGTATTCGGCCGCCGACACCCTGGTCATCAGCACCTTGGTGGACGGCGTGATCATGGTGGTGCGCGCCGAAGACACGCGCTGGGAAGTGGCCCAGGCCGCGGTCCAGCGCCTGACCCAGGCCGGCGCAAAACTGGTGGGCAGCGTCTTCAACCGGCGCAAGTACTACATGCCCAAATGGCTTTACAAAAACCTGTAA
- a CDS encoding ABC transporter ATP-binding protein, whose translation MLSVQGVFKSYATPQGPLPVLQGVDLTLKPGSSLALMGESGSGKSTLLHLIAGLDKVDRGSIRSGEHRLEQMTESQLANWRRTEIGLVFQQFNLIGSLRVEDNLAFQARLAGRHDPRWQAHLVQRLGLGDLLRRYPEQLSGGQQQRVALGRALASQPKLLLADEPTGSLDEATSDEVLKLLLELLDDSPTTLLMVTHSPRVAARLADKVVLHGGRLAGAGER comes from the coding sequence ATGCTTTCGGTCCAGGGCGTCTTCAAAAGCTACGCCACCCCCCAAGGCCCATTGCCCGTGCTGCAAGGCGTCGACCTCACGTTGAAGCCCGGCAGCAGCCTGGCGCTGATGGGCGAGTCGGGCAGTGGCAAGAGCACCTTGCTGCACCTGATCGCCGGGCTGGACAAGGTCGATCGCGGCAGCATTCGCAGCGGCGAGCATCGGCTGGAACAAATGACCGAAAGCCAATTGGCGAACTGGCGGCGGACCGAAATCGGCCTGGTGTTTCAGCAGTTCAACCTGATCGGCAGTTTGCGCGTTGAAGACAATCTGGCGTTTCAGGCGCGTCTGGCCGGGCGCCACGATCCACGTTGGCAGGCGCATCTGGTGCAACGTCTGGGGTTGGGAGATTTGCTGCGGCGCTATCCGGAGCAACTGTCTGGCGGGCAACAGCAACGGGTTGCGTTGGGCCGCGCCTTGGCATCGCAACCGAAACTGTTGTTGGCCGACGAGCCCACCGGCAGCCTCGATGAAGCCACCAGCGATGAGGTGTTGAAGTTGTTGCTGGAGCTGCTCGACGACAGCCCGACGACGTTGTTGATGGTCACTCACAGCCCACGGGTCGCCGCGCGGTTGGCAGACAAAGTGGTGCTGCACGGTGGCCGTCTGGCTGGCGCGGGCGAGCGCTGA
- a CDS encoding sugar transferase, with translation MTGHEKGVLLNHMQRDKRLDPEHRMRLDTAIHMQGRGWLTGRDGGRPWTLSRTNRVVACLGALVILLLISPVLLGLALVIKFSSPGPVMFVQKRTGYRGRLFGMYKFRTMVANAEELKESLRHLNKHGADAIDFKIDDDPRITPIGSFLRRSSLDELPNLINVVSGDMRLVGPRPTSFNAYRYKDNHLARLSIYPGMTGLWQISGRSNIDFDQRVELDLSYIAEQSLLLDLKILLKTPFKVFSGHGAS, from the coding sequence ATGACTGGACATGAAAAAGGCGTGTTGCTCAATCACATGCAGCGTGACAAACGCCTGGACCCCGAACACCGAATGCGCCTGGACACGGCGATCCACATGCAGGGTCGCGGCTGGCTGACCGGTCGCGATGGCGGTCGGCCCTGGACCCTGTCGCGAACCAACCGGGTGGTTGCATGCCTTGGCGCGCTGGTGATTTTGCTGTTGATCTCCCCTGTGCTGCTGGGCCTGGCGCTGGTAATCAAGTTCAGCAGCCCGGGGCCGGTCATGTTCGTGCAGAAACGCACCGGCTACCGCGGCCGCCTGTTCGGTATGTACAAGTTCCGCACCATGGTGGCCAACGCCGAGGAGCTCAAGGAGTCCCTGCGCCACCTCAACAAGCACGGTGCCGACGCCATCGATTTCAAGATCGACGACGACCCGCGGATTACCCCCATCGGTAGCTTCCTGCGGCGCAGCAGCCTCGATGAATTGCCCAACCTGATCAATGTAGTCAGCGGCGACATGCGCTTGGTAGGTCCGCGACCGACCTCGTTCAACGCCTATCGCTACAAGGACAACCACCTTGCACGTCTGAGCATCTACCCCGGCATGACTGGCCTGTGGCAGATATCAGGACGCAGCAATATCGACTTCGACCAGCGCGTTGAGTTGGACCTCAGCTATATCGCCGAGCAGAGCCTTTTGCTTGATCTGAAGATCCTGTTGAAAACCCCCTTCAAAGTATTCAGCGGCCACGGAGCGAGTTAA
- a CDS encoding UDP-glucose dehydrogenase family protein has product MDVSVFGTGYVGLIQAAALADVGHRVLCVDIDPNKIKQLQQAVPPISEPGLSSTLEDNIKAGRLLFSTQASDAVEHAELIFIAVGTPAEEDGSADLSHVLNVARQIASFMESDRTLIIKSTVPVGTADQVANAACEELQRRGKEALNVRVVSNPEFLKEGSALADCMRPDRIIVGTNDEEARNQLSELYAPFCRNREKLMFMDNRSAELTKYAANAMLATRISFMNELANLTELLGADIEAVRKGIGSDPRIGYHFIYPGCGFGGSCFPKDLRALLYTAEHNGMPLRLLRSVTEVNDSQRHILFSKLQALFPDGLVGKSIAIWGLAFKPNTDDMREAPSRYLMEALWAEGASVQAYDPEAMAECRRIYGYRNDLHLCATRDDTLEDADALVICTEWKNFRVVDFDLLASKLRARVIVDGRNLYNPEHVAAAGLHYSGIGLRHIAPEAPRP; this is encoded by the coding sequence ATGGACGTGAGCGTATTTGGTACGGGTTACGTCGGTCTGATACAAGCTGCGGCATTGGCCGATGTCGGACATCGTGTGCTGTGCGTCGACATTGATCCCAACAAGATCAAGCAACTGCAACAAGCCGTGCCCCCGATCAGCGAACCGGGACTGTCCAGCACACTGGAAGACAACATCAAGGCCGGTCGCCTGCTCTTCTCCACCCAGGCCAGTGACGCGGTCGAACACGCCGAGCTGATTTTCATCGCGGTGGGTACACCCGCCGAAGAAGACGGTTCCGCCGACCTCAGCCATGTGCTGAATGTCGCTCGGCAAATCGCCAGTTTCATGGAGTCCGATCGCACCCTGATCATCAAGTCCACCGTGCCGGTGGGCACCGCTGACCAGGTGGCGAATGCCGCCTGCGAGGAACTGCAACGCCGTGGCAAGGAGGCGTTGAACGTGCGGGTGGTGTCCAACCCGGAGTTTCTCAAGGAAGGCAGCGCCCTGGCCGATTGCATGCGCCCGGACCGGATCATCGTCGGCACCAATGACGAAGAAGCGCGCAACCAATTGAGCGAACTCTATGCACCGTTCTGCCGCAACCGCGAAAAGCTCATGTTCATGGACAACCGCAGCGCCGAGCTGACCAAGTACGCCGCTAACGCGATGCTCGCTACCCGCATCAGTTTCATGAACGAACTGGCCAATCTCACCGAGTTGCTGGGGGCCGACATCGAAGCGGTGCGCAAAGGCATCGGCTCGGACCCGCGCATCGGTTACCACTTCATCTACCCCGGCTGTGGCTTCGGCGGCTCGTGCTTTCCCAAAGACCTGCGTGCCCTGTTGTACACCGCCGAACACAACGGCATGCCATTGCGTCTGCTGCGCAGCGTCACCGAAGTGAACGACAGTCAGCGGCACATTCTGTTCAGCAAACTGCAGGCGCTATTTCCCGATGGCCTGGTCGGCAAATCCATCGCGATTTGGGGCCTGGCCTTCAAACCCAATACCGACGACATGCGCGAAGCCCCCAGTCGCTATCTGATGGAGGCGCTGTGGGCCGAAGGTGCGAGCGTGCAGGCTTACGATCCGGAAGCCATGGCTGAGTGCCGGCGCATTTACGGCTACCGCAATGACCTGCACCTGTGCGCCACTCGCGACGACACCCTGGAAGATGCCGACGCGCTGGTGATCTGCACCGAGTGGAAGAATTTCCGTGTGGTCGATTTCGACCTGCTGGCGAGCAAACTGCGCGCGCGGGTGATCGTCGACGGGCGCAATCTTTACAACCCGGAGCACGTGGCGGCGGCCGGTTTGCACTACAGCGGCATCGGGCTTCGGCACATCGCTCCCGAGGCGCCACGGCCATGA